Below is a window of Falco peregrinus isolate bFalPer1 chromosome 3, bFalPer1.pri, whole genome shotgun sequence DNA.
ACGGACACATCCTCAAGAGGAGGACATGAGAAGGGAGCGTTGTGGGAAGGGACACACCCCCCACCTCATTACCTGCCAAGCTCTGGCACGcaacagctgcttgctgcaaaatGCCGTCACGCGCAAAGCCTGTCCCGCCCCCTCAGACCAGCATAAAAGACGGCCCAGCGCCTCTCTCCATCACACGCTTCTCCTGACGCCTTCTCCCCCGCAGTCAACAAGGTGAGCctgaagccccttcccctccttctcctgccccacacGCCCCGTCTCTTCCAGCACGCGCTGACACCAGACTCAGCAGCCCCCACGACTCAACACCACCAcactccctgcagccccacactGCGTCTCCACACTCCCTTGCCCTCCTGTAACGACACCCCTCACGCCCCCCAACACCCTCCGCTTCCTCAACACCCTCTCTTACAGGGACACTCCACACCGCAGACATGGCCTGCAACaacctctgcagcccctgcggaCCCACCCCGCTGGCTaacagctgcaacgagccctgcgTCAGGCAGTTCGAGGACTCCCGCGTCGTCATCCAGCCTTCCACCGTGCTGGTCACCCTGCCGGGACCCAtcctcacctccttcccccagagcacCGCCGTCGGATCCTCCTCATCGGCTGCTGTGGGCAacatcctca
It encodes the following:
- the LOC129784035 gene encoding feather keratin 1-like, with translation MACNNLCSPCGPTPLANSCNEPCVRQFEDSRVVIQPSTVLVTLPGPILTSFPQSTAVGSSSSAAVGNILSSQGVPVSSGGFGYGYGLGGLGCYGAGRACLPC